A genomic window from Ignavibacteriota bacterium includes:
- a CDS encoding proline--tRNA ligase, whose amino-acid sequence MRLSNYFLPTLKEIPSDAQMISHRLMLRAGMIRPLGAGVYSFLPLGYKALRKAIEIIREEMDAIGGQEFHLPALNPLELWEQTDRVKAFGDTMFHVKNRPLVLAPTHEEVICWIAKNEIRSYRDLPQIWYQIQTKFRNEPRPRSGVIRGRQFLMKDAYSLDATWEGLDKSYDAHAEAYKKMFTRAGLKFFVVGASSGAMGGSASQEFMIESDAGEDTCAVCDKCGYAANLEVATSNVSKATRDGESTSHEEIHTPNVKTIDELVKFLNVKETVLAKSLCYMQDKQPILVLMLGNDQVNESKLLSVLKSDFRPMAADEIRSLTGADAGSIGPLGLKGFKIIVDKRLEGGNNFISGANKNDYHIKNIDLARDVKVDGYFDLRTVLEGESCFSCGTSLRVVKAIELGHVFKLGTKYADALEASFLTEQGESKPIIMGSYGIGVERVIACLIEQSHDDNGIIWSKTLAPYQVQLVLINTKNEEVTKVAESLYQNFQKEKIEVLFDDRKDLSPGFKFKDADLLGMPLHVIVGEKNVTNGNVEIKDRKSGAREIVEIGKVVEYVKKYYTD is encoded by the coding sequence ATGAGACTCAGCAATTACTTTCTTCCAACATTAAAAGAAATTCCATCCGACGCGCAGATGATTAGCCATCGGCTTATGTTACGCGCCGGAATGATTCGTCCGCTTGGCGCGGGCGTGTACTCGTTTTTGCCGCTTGGATATAAAGCGTTGAGGAAAGCAATCGAAATCATTCGAGAAGAAATGGATGCAATTGGCGGACAGGAGTTTCATCTTCCTGCGCTTAATCCACTTGAGCTTTGGGAACAAACAGATCGCGTTAAAGCATTCGGTGATACGATGTTTCATGTAAAAAATCGTCCGCTTGTGCTTGCGCCTACTCATGAGGAAGTGATTTGCTGGATAGCGAAGAATGAAATTCGCTCGTACCGGGATTTACCTCAAATTTGGTATCAGATTCAGACAAAGTTCAGAAACGAACCACGACCTCGCTCCGGAGTTATCCGCGGCAGACAATTTCTCATGAAAGATGCGTACAGTCTCGATGCAACGTGGGAGGGGTTAGACAAAAGTTATGATGCACACGCAGAAGCATACAAGAAAATGTTTACTCGTGCCGGATTGAAATTCTTTGTCGTTGGCGCTTCGAGCGGTGCGATGGGTGGAAGTGCATCTCAGGAATTCATGATTGAATCGGATGCGGGTGAAGATACGTGCGCAGTGTGTGATAAGTGTGGCTACGCGGCAAATCTGGAAGTTGCAACCTCGAATGTTTCCAAAGCAACTCGTGACGGCGAATCAACATCGCATGAAGAGATTCATACGCCAAACGTCAAGACGATTGACGAACTTGTGAAATTTCTGAACGTGAAAGAAACGGTGTTGGCAAAATCGCTTTGTTATATGCAGGATAAACAACCGATTCTCGTCTTGATGCTCGGTAACGACCAAGTGAACGAGTCAAAATTACTTTCTGTACTCAAAAGCGATTTCCGCCCGATGGCGGCAGATGAAATTCGTTCACTGACAGGTGCGGATGCCGGTTCAATTGGACCGCTCGGTTTGAAGGGATTCAAAATTATTGTTGACAAGCGATTGGAAGGAGGAAACAATTTCATCAGCGGCGCGAACAAGAATGATTATCATATCAAGAACATTGACCTTGCGCGAGACGTGAAGGTTGATGGCTATTTTGATTTGAGAACTGTTCTTGAAGGAGAGTCATGTTTCAGTTGCGGAACGTCGCTTCGTGTCGTCAAAGCGATTGAACTCGGCCACGTTTTCAAACTTGGGACAAAGTATGCTGATGCACTTGAAGCATCGTTCCTAACGGAACAAGGGGAATCAAAGCCAATCATCATGGGAAGTTACGGCATTGGTGTCGAGCGTGTCATTGCCTGTTTGATTGAACAAAGTCACGACGACAACGGAATTATCTGGAGCAAAACACTCGCACCGTATCAGGTTCAACTTGTTCTTATCAACACAAAAAATGAAGAAGTCACCAAAGTGGCGGAGTCGCTTTATCAAAATTTTCAAAAAGAAAAAATTGAGGTGTTGTTTGATGACAGAAAAGATTTAAGTCCCGGTTTCAAGTTCAAAGATGCGGATTTACTCGGAATGCCGTTGCATGTCATTGTCGGGGAAAAGAATGTTACAAACGGGAATGTGGAAATCAAAGACAGAAAGAGTGGAGCAAGGGAAATAGTTGAGATAGGGAAAGTAGTTGAGTATGTAAAGAAGTATTATACCGATTGA